One Ficedula albicollis isolate OC2 chromosome 15, FicAlb1.5, whole genome shotgun sequence genomic window carries:
- the DDT gene encoding D-dopachrome decarboxylase has protein sequence MPFVELDTSLPAERLPPGLALTLCAAAADILGKPAERVNVTVRSGLPMVLSGSAEPCAQLLVSSIGVVGTAEQNQRHSARFFDVLTAQLGLGPERIVIRFYPLEPWQIGKNRTVMTFL, from the exons ATGCCGTTCGTGGAGCTGGACACCAGCCTGCCGGCAGAGCGGCTGCCGCCGGGGCTGGCCCTGACCCTGTGCGCCGCCGCCGCGGACATCCTGGGCAAGCCGGCGGAG CGGGTGAACGTGACGGTGCGCAGCGGGCTGCCCATGGTGCTGTCGGGCTCGGCCGAGCCCTGCGCACAGCTGCTCGTCTCGTCCATCGGCGTGGTGGGCACGGCGGAGCAGAACCAGCGGCACAGCGCCCGCTTCTTCGACGTGCTGACGGCGCAGCTGGGGCTCGGCCCCGAGCG GATTGTCATCCGCTTTTACCCACTGGAGCCCTGGCAGATCGGCAAGAACAGGACAGTCATGACATTCCTGTGA